In a single window of the Deinococcus yavapaiensis KR-236 genome:
- a CDS encoding ABC transporter substrate-binding protein, protein MKKKTLLLAGLVVVTGALSTASAQNQRLIPVRLQLKWFPQAQFAGFFVAKAKNYFRDEGLDVTLVPIGDQSPIQTVATGTADFGTTWITDLLTARQQGLPVVHIAQIFQRSGYTLVALRNSNISNVAGFKGKRIGVWPSGNEYPVLALLKRNKLTSSLESNVARPDVQAVTYPFDPSLVFPEKVDLVSAMTYNELNQIQGLGYDMSKLRVFRLADLGINLLEDNMFTTQAVLNNTNFKGSGLSGREVAARLVRASIKGWDYAVKNQKEAVQIVLPQCGNTCRGSGTRADPLQHQTWQMAEVAKLYNAGPTLKGNAGLLDPATFKANVTLLKSLGILKADPPANVVDYKVWEAATGKKAP, encoded by the coding sequence ATGAAGAAGAAGACGTTGCTGCTGGCCGGTCTCGTGGTCGTCACGGGAGCCCTCTCGACGGCGAGCGCGCAAAATCAGCGCCTCATCCCGGTTCGTCTGCAGTTGAAGTGGTTTCCGCAAGCGCAGTTCGCGGGCTTCTTCGTGGCGAAGGCGAAGAACTACTTCCGTGACGAAGGGCTCGACGTGACGCTCGTGCCCATCGGCGACCAAAGTCCCATCCAAACGGTCGCGACGGGCACGGCGGACTTCGGAACGACGTGGATCACCGACCTCCTCACGGCGCGTCAGCAAGGCTTGCCCGTCGTGCACATCGCTCAGATCTTCCAGCGAAGCGGGTACACCCTCGTGGCCTTGCGCAACTCGAACATCTCGAACGTCGCGGGCTTCAAAGGCAAGCGCATCGGCGTGTGGCCGAGCGGCAACGAATATCCGGTTCTCGCCTTGTTGAAGCGCAACAAGCTCACGAGCAGCCTCGAGTCGAACGTCGCACGGCCCGACGTGCAAGCCGTGACGTATCCCTTCGATCCCAGCCTCGTGTTTCCCGAAAAGGTCGACCTCGTGTCCGCCATGACGTACAACGAGCTCAACCAAATTCAAGGGCTCGGCTACGACATGAGCAAGTTGCGCGTCTTCCGCCTCGCCGACCTCGGGATCAACCTCCTCGAGGACAACATGTTCACGACGCAGGCCGTGCTGAACAACACGAACTTCAAAGGTTCGGGCTTGTCGGGCCGTGAAGTCGCCGCGCGCCTCGTTCGCGCTTCCATCAAAGGTTGGGATTACGCGGTCAAGAATCAGAAGGAGGCCGTTCAAATCGTGTTGCCGCAGTGTGGCAACACGTGCCGTGGCAGCGGAACGCGCGCCGATCCTCTGCAACACCAGACGTGGCAGATGGCGGAAGTCGCCAAGCTGTACAACGCGGGCCCGACGCTCAAGGGCAACGCCGGGCTTCTCGATCCCGCGACCTTCAAGGCGAACGTGACACTGCTCAAGAGTCTCGGCATCCTGAAGGCCGATCCGCCCGCGAACGTCGTCGATTACAAGGTGTGGGAAGCAGCGACTGGCAAGAAGGCGCCGTAA